One genomic region from Macellibacteroides fermentans encodes:
- the accC gene encoding acetyl-CoA carboxylase biotin carboxylase subunit yields MIKKILIANRGEIAIRIMRSCREMNIKSVAVFSEADRSSRHVLYADEAYPIGPAASQESYLNIPKIIEVALKCGADAIHPGYGFLSENAEFARKVRESGIIFIGPAPESMEAMGDKISARKQMIKAGVPVVPGIERQIDSPEEAIRICKEIGFPVILKASMGGGGKGMRLIREESEAAEAFLAARSEALSSFGSEIVYVEKYIEKSHHIEFQILGDNYGNIIHLCERECSIQRRNQKMVEESPSPFITPALRDEMGKKAVAAAKAVNYVNAGTIEFLVDNEYNFYFLEMNTRLQVEHPITEEVLGVDLVKEQIRVANGERLHLRQEDIVQRGHAIECRICAEDTENNFMPSPGIIRQLAEPTGIGVRIDSYAYEGYEIPVYYDPMIGKLIVWATSRKFAIERMKRVLHEYKITGIKTNISYLRHLLDTPDFEQGTYDTKFIETNADFLIKGVSINKEKSENIALIAAYIDYLMNLDENKPSQAADNRPISRWKEFGMQKGVLRI; encoded by the coding sequence ATGATAAAAAAGATTTTAATAGCCAATCGTGGAGAGATTGCCATTCGTATAATGCGCTCTTGCAGAGAGATGAATATTAAATCGGTTGCTGTTTTTTCGGAAGCCGACCGTTCATCGAGACATGTTTTATATGCCGACGAGGCCTATCCCATCGGTCCGGCTGCTTCGCAGGAAAGTTACCTTAATATACCTAAGATTATTGAGGTTGCTCTTAAATGTGGTGCCGATGCCATCCATCCCGGATATGGTTTTTTATCAGAAAATGCAGAGTTTGCACGTAAAGTACGCGAATCCGGAATCATTTTTATCGGTCCGGCTCCCGAATCCATGGAAGCGATGGGTGATAAGATATCGGCCCGAAAGCAAATGATTAAAGCCGGCGTACCGGTTGTTCCGGGTATAGAAAGGCAGATAGACAGTCCGGAAGAGGCCATCCGTATCTGTAAAGAGATTGGATTTCCGGTTATATTGAAGGCCTCCATGGGTGGCGGTGGCAAAGGGATGCGGCTGATACGTGAAGAGAGTGAAGCCGCCGAAGCCTTTCTGGCAGCCCGTTCGGAAGCTCTTTCGTCGTTCGGTTCCGAAATTGTGTATGTAGAAAAATACATTGAAAAGTCTCATCACATTGAATTTCAGATTCTGGGAGACAATTACGGAAACATTATACACCTTTGCGAACGTGAGTGTTCCATCCAGCGACGAAACCAGAAGATGGTGGAAGAGTCGCCCTCTCCTTTTATAACTCCCGCCCTGCGCGATGAAATGGGTAAAAAAGCCGTAGCCGCTGCCAAAGCAGTAAACTATGTAAATGCGGGAACAATCGAGTTTCTGGTCGATAACGAATATAATTTCTATTTTCTTGAAATGAATACGCGCCTGCAGGTTGAACATCCCATCACCGAAGAGGTGCTGGGTGTAGATCTGGTAAAGGAGCAGATACGGGTGGCTAACGGAGAGCGTTTGCATTTGCGGCAGGAAGATATCGTGCAGCGCGGACATGCCATCGAATGCCGTATTTGTGCAGAAGATACCGAAAACAATTTTATGCCTTCGCCGGGAATTATTCGTCAGCTTGCCGAGCCTACGGGCATCGGTGTACGGATTGACAGTTATGCCTACGAGGGTTACGAAATTCCGGTGTATTACGACCCGATGATCGGTAAACTGATTGTATGGGCTACTTCACGTAAGTTTGCCATCGAACGGATGAAGCGTGTGCTTCACGAATATAAAATTACGGGCATTAAGACGAATATCAGCTACCTGCGTCATCTGTTGGATACGCCCGACTTCGAACAGGGTACCTACGATACCAAGTTTATTGAGACCAACGCAGACTTTTTAATTAAGGGCGTAAGCATCAACAAAGAAAAATCTGAAAATATTGCCTTGATTGCGGCCTACATCGATTACCTGATGAACCTGGATGAAAATAAACCCTCGCAGGCTGCCGACAACCGGCCTATCAGCCGGTGGAAAGAGTTTGGTATGCAAAAGGGAGTATTAAGAATTTAA
- a CDS encoding ATP-dependent DNA helicase — MNTIEMTSKQQQAYDLIAKTNTSFFLTGKAGSGKTSFLKKVQEEVNKNFIILAPTGVAAIIAGGETIHSFFGFPMEAMPILSVGRISQERYSVLQNVNTIIIDEVSMVRCDLIDAIDATLRSCMHTTAPFGGKQMVFVGDLFQLEPILASATDKEIIKEDYNTDKPFFFKAIVFNRLQLPSIEFNKVYRQDDETFLRILNNIRNGNVDYNGLEILNQRTKVGIPEDEMVITLASINKAANQINSSKLDAILEETFSFEATILKNFKKDKAPVEDVLTLKKGAQVMFCRNDPARRWVNGSIGVVSKINKESIHVTLKDGNEYKIEPVTWESNSYKYDKSNRKLEKTVNGSFTQYPLKLAWAITIHKSQGMTFDKMILDLSRGIFSDGQLYVALSRVKTLNGLYLTRPIQPNYVRGSKEVQRFANQFNNEALIQNELEKGKQIFKFLSEHDYDSVALELLNMSLNKVREGKIKEAIYLIGDMFNIMISDEHMLNILTDIPYLKEDCITCNMLNAVFSLYSGNYNDGIKYADRIISIHQSKEIIYVKARCLALLGKYQDADVIHIQLGDIIGKDVDLKVYYAIAVVNEAIGDPGLGIMQTVFKVQPKYLTSLKTLRKLMKDKKINLFYNNTNELVDLFNSDVSKNGFIEAYIKKDDKEKKEFNKIVLNQAF; from the coding sequence ATGAATACAATAGAAATGACAAGCAAGCAACAACAGGCATATGACTTGATTGCTAAAACTAACACCAGCTTTTTCCTTACGGGTAAAGCCGGCTCAGGAAAGACATCATTCCTGAAAAAAGTACAAGAGGAAGTCAATAAAAACTTCATCATATTGGCTCCTACTGGAGTTGCTGCTATCATAGCAGGTGGAGAAACTATCCATTCTTTCTTCGGATTCCCTATGGAGGCTATGCCCATATTAAGTGTAGGCAGAATCAGTCAAGAGCGTTATTCTGTATTGCAGAATGTAAATACTATCATCATTGATGAAGTATCAATGGTTAGATGCGACCTGATTGATGCCATTGATGCCACTCTTAGAAGCTGTATGCACACCACAGCACCTTTTGGGGGGAAGCAGATGGTATTCGTTGGGGATCTGTTTCAGCTTGAGCCTATATTAGCATCAGCGACTGACAAGGAAATTATTAAGGAAGATTACAATACAGATAAGCCTTTCTTCTTCAAAGCAATAGTTTTCAATCGCCTCCAATTGCCTTCTATTGAGTTCAACAAAGTCTACAGACAAGATGATGAAACATTCTTGCGCATCTTAAACAATATACGTAATGGCAATGTCGATTATAACGGCCTCGAGATTCTTAACCAAAGGACTAAAGTAGGCATCCCTGAAGACGAGATGGTTATTACACTAGCTTCTATCAACAAGGCTGCTAATCAAATCAACTCTTCTAAGTTGGACGCAATTCTAGAGGAAACCTTCTCGTTCGAGGCAACCATCCTAAAAAATTTCAAGAAGGATAAAGCGCCTGTCGAAGATGTGCTTACTCTTAAGAAGGGCGCTCAAGTAATGTTTTGCAGAAACGATCCTGCACGTCGATGGGTTAATGGCTCCATCGGAGTTGTTTCGAAGATTAACAAAGAATCCATCCATGTTACTCTGAAGGATGGCAATGAATATAAAATTGAGCCTGTTACTTGGGAGTCTAATAGCTACAAGTATGACAAGTCGAATAGAAAACTCGAGAAAACCGTAAATGGTTCATTTACTCAATACCCCTTGAAGCTCGCATGGGCAATCACTATCCACAAAAGTCAGGGCATGACCTTTGATAAGATGATTCTTGACTTGAGTAGAGGCATCTTCTCTGATGGCCAGCTTTATGTAGCACTTAGCCGTGTGAAGACTTTGAATGGCTTGTATTTAACCAGACCTATTCAGCCAAACTATGTAAGAGGCAGTAAAGAAGTGCAACGCTTTGCAAATCAATTCAACAATGAAGCTCTTATCCAGAATGAACTAGAAAAGGGTAAACAAATCTTCAAGTTTTTGTCAGAGCATGACTATGATTCTGTTGCTTTGGAATTACTCAACATGAGTCTCAACAAGGTTCGTGAAGGTAAGATTAAAGAAGCAATCTATCTCATTGGAGACATGTTTAACATCATGATTTCTGATGAGCATATGTTGAACATTCTTACCGATATTCCTTATCTGAAGGAAGATTGCATCACCTGCAATATGCTCAATGCAGTGTTCTCACTCTACAGTGGCAACTACAATGATGGCATTAAGTATGCTGATCGAATCATCTCAATCCACCAGAGCAAAGAAATCATTTATGTCAAAGCTCGTTGTTTGGCTTTGCTTGGTAAGTATCAAGATGCTGATGTCATTCATATACAGCTAGGTGATATCATTGGCAAGGATGTAGATCTGAAAGTGTATTATGCTATAGCTGTTGTTAATGAAGCTATTGGAGACCCAGGTCTTGGCATTATGCAAACAGTGTTCAAGGTTCAGCCTAAATATTTGACCAGTCTGAAAACTCTACGTAAACTCATGAAGGACAAGAAGATAAATTTATTCTACAACAACACAAACGAATTAGTTGATCTATTTAACTCTGATGTTTCAAAGAATGGTTTCATTGAAGCATATATCAAAAAGGACGATAAAGAGAAAA
- a CDS encoding IS3 family transposase — translation MRQLVNPRHKELSVRSQTELLEIPRSTLYYKPIGESPENLEIMQKMDKHHIEHPTCGVLGMQDMLRLNGFQINHKRIRRLMRLMNIRVKYPQKSLSNPGARKYILPYLLRGLDIVKTNQVWSIDISYIPMKQGFMYLTAIMDVQSRYIVGWSLSNTLEKSVCLDLVEESIRKYGAPEIINSDQGVQFTNPSWIETLKENGIKISMDGKGRAKDNIWIERFWRTIKQEYVYLNPCDDGLELYKGIRKYMQYYNYNRAHQGIGRQIPGVVYKTVA, via the coding sequence ATGAGACAACTTGTAAATCCCAGGCATAAAGAGCTCAGCGTTCGTTCACAAACGGAATTATTGGAAATACCAAGAAGTACACTGTATTACAAACCGATAGGAGAAAGTCCTGAAAATTTGGAAATAATGCAAAAGATGGATAAGCACCATATTGAACATCCCACTTGTGGCGTGTTGGGGATGCAGGATATGCTTCGTTTAAATGGATTTCAGATAAACCACAAACGAATCCGACGATTGATGCGCTTGATGAATATCCGGGTCAAATATCCTCAAAAAAGCTTGAGTAATCCGGGTGCCCGCAAGTACATCCTCCCTTATCTGCTTCGGGGACTTGATATTGTAAAGACAAATCAGGTGTGGTCCATAGATATCAGTTACATTCCTATGAAACAGGGGTTTATGTATCTAACAGCCATCATGGATGTGCAAAGCCGCTACATTGTGGGCTGGAGCTTATCCAACACACTTGAGAAAAGTGTTTGCCTGGATCTGGTTGAAGAGTCGATCAGAAAGTATGGTGCACCGGAAATCATCAACTCCGACCAGGGTGTTCAATTTACCAATCCGTCTTGGATCGAAACGCTTAAAGAAAATGGTATTAAAATAAGCATGGATGGAAAAGGACGTGCCAAGGATAATATCTGGATTGAACGATTTTGGCGCACGATCAAACAAGAGTATGTATATTTGAATCCGTGTGATGACGGACTGGAGCTTTATAAGGGAATCAGGAAATATATGCAATATTACAACTACAACCGGGCGCATCAGGGGATAGGAAGACAAATTCCCGGTGTGGTGTATAAAACGGTTGCCTGA
- a CDS encoding RHS repeat-associated core domain-containing protein: MLQFQNGNTTSYQYSNDGVKRKVTHQTAIANVVIPMGSIQPLSSGQIAYTSTTDYCGNVIYEDGILSKILTNEGYITLSGTTPTYHYYLKDHLGNNRVVIDQNGSVEQVNHYYPFGGLFGEGTSNTNQAYKYNGKELDRMHGLDWYDYGARNYDTALPVWTTVDPLAEKYYNSSTYAYCANNPIIYIDPDGRDWVNSKKDGYIWMDNVTSPKSTPKGYRYVGSENSSILSDLNVNYSLPEQSSNRIGYVAADAEEGKYAVSHMTNVKAESNVEITANVRYDIKNGTENNQLGRKFEGVNVSGTLITSNTAVDGEANVGAMMKVNYGGQTYTSTFAEPNQTYVKQTGTGVGVANINIPASMLSSVTSFIDVRVSGSWWVTNSTGLKTPVVYHSLAPIPLSFNHNWVFPNK; this comes from the coding sequence ATGTTACAGTTCCAGAACGGCAATACAACCAGTTACCAATATAGTAACGATGGAGTCAAGCGTAAAGTGACGCACCAGACAGCCATCGCGAATGTTGTTATTCCTATGGGAAGCATTCAACCTTTGTCTTCGGGACAGATTGCTTATACTTCAACAACGGATTACTGTGGAAATGTAATTTACGAGGATGGCATATTAAGTAAGATCCTGACCAACGAGGGATATATAACATTAAGTGGCACTACCCCCACCTATCATTACTACCTGAAAGATCACTTAGGAAATAACCGGGTTGTAATTGATCAGAATGGTTCAGTCGAACAGGTAAATCATTACTATCCGTTTGGAGGTCTTTTTGGAGAAGGTACCTCAAATACAAATCAAGCCTACAAATACAACGGCAAAGAGTTGGACCGCATGCACGGACTGGATTGGTACGATTACGGCGCCAGAAATTATGATACAGCGTTACCCGTCTGGACTACTGTCGATCCATTGGCTGAGAAGTACTACAATAGTTCAACTTATGCATATTGTGCAAATAACCCGATTATTTATATTGACCCAGACGGTCGAGATTGGGTGAATAGTAAAAAAGATGGGTATATATGGATGGATAACGTAACTTCCCCAAAAAGCACACCTAAGGGATATCGATATGTGGGTTCTGAAAACTCGTCAATACTTTCTGACCTAAATGTAAACTATTCTTTACCTGAGCAATCTTCAAATAGAATTGGATATGTTGCAGCAGATGCAGAAGAAGGTAAATATGCCGTAAGCCACATGACTAATGTTAAAGCAGAAAGTAATGTTGAAATAACAGCAAATGTTCGTTATGATATAAAAAATGGCACAGAGAATAATCAACTTGGACGTAAATTTGAGGGGGTAAATGTTTCTGGAACTTTAATTACTTCAAATACAGCAGTTGATGGAGAGGCTAATGTAGGTGCCATGATGAAAGTAAATTATGGCGGACAAACTTATACATCAACCTTTGCTGAGCCTAATCAAACTTATGTAAAACAAACAGGAACAGGAGTTGGGGTAGCTAATATTAATATCCCGGCTTCAATGTTAAGCTCAGTAACAAGTTTTATAGATGTAAGAGTTAGTGGAAGTTGGTGGGTTACGAATTCCACAGGCTTAAAAACTCCTGTTGTTTACCATTCTCTTGCTCCGATTCCATTGAGTTTTAATCACAATTGGGTTTTTCCCAATAAATAA
- a CDS encoding acyl-[acyl-carrier-protein] thioesterase has product MSKIGEFHFVSESYLLDFRGRVTIPMMGNYLLHASSTHAEQRGFGFNAMASQGCAWVLSRMVIEMKSYPTMLQPFSITTWVEDANKLFTSRCFAIRNAEGEAMGYCRTLWAAIDLESRKPTDLARLDNNLHSFIVDEPCPIEKPGKIQAAEKDTEGEPYKVRYSDLDVNGHFNSIKYIEHLLDMFDLSMFADKEVSRFEIAYMAEGKYGMEMFLHKKEIDPLRYVTSICDKDGKAICRAEITWK; this is encoded by the coding sequence ATGAGTAAGATCGGAGAATTCCATTTTGTATCTGAATCCTATTTGCTCGATTTCAGAGGACGGGTAACCATCCCGATGATGGGTAATTACCTGCTTCATGCCTCCAGCACCCATGCCGAACAAAGAGGCTTTGGCTTTAACGCCATGGCAAGTCAGGGATGTGCCTGGGTGCTTTCGAGGATGGTGATAGAGATGAAATCCTATCCCACCATGCTTCAGCCCTTCTCCATTACAACCTGGGTGGAAGATGCGAATAAACTCTTCACAAGCCGTTGCTTTGCCATCCGCAATGCAGAAGGCGAGGCGATGGGCTATTGCAGAACACTTTGGGCGGCCATCGATCTGGAGAGCCGTAAACCCACCGATTTGGCGCGCCTGGATAATAACCTGCATTCATTTATTGTGGACGAACCCTGTCCCATCGAAAAACCCGGTAAGATACAGGCGGCAGAGAAAGACACGGAGGGCGAACCCTACAAGGTACGTTACAGCGACCTCGATGTGAACGGACATTTCAACAGCATCAAGTACATCGAGCACCTGCTGGATATGTTTGACCTGTCGATGTTTGCAGATAAAGAGGTGAGCCGTTTCGAGATTGCCTACATGGCAGAAGGAAAATACGGAATGGAAATGTTCCTTCATAAAAAAGAGATAGATCCCCTGCGGTATGTAACCTCCATCTGCGATAAGGATGGAAAGGCGATATGCCGGGCGGAGATAACCTGGAAATAA
- a CDS encoding acetyl-CoA carboxylase biotin carboxyl carrier protein subunit — protein MEIHIGNRVAEVELKSKEGNKVLLTIDGKEFEVDIMIVENGYCSILHEGKSYNAELIRAENGRSYKVSTYFSSYPVEIVDTQAKYLRMRRKDENKPDNKIIAPMPGKVVKVLVKEGDNLLAGDTVVVIEAMKMQSNYKVNSDCCVKEVLVKEGDTVTNDQVLITLEINKTEE, from the coding sequence ATGGAGATACATATCGGAAACAGGGTTGCTGAAGTAGAACTGAAAAGCAAAGAGGGTAACAAGGTGTTACTTACAATAGACGGTAAGGAGTTTGAGGTGGATATAATGATTGTAGAAAATGGTTATTGCTCCATCCTGCATGAAGGAAAATCCTATAATGCCGAACTTATCCGGGCAGAAAACGGCCGCTCATATAAGGTGAGTACCTACTTCTCTTCGTATCCGGTAGAGATTGTGGATACCCAGGCCAAGTATCTGCGCATGAGACGCAAAGACGAAAACAAACCGGATAACAAAATAATCGCACCGATGCCCGGCAAAGTGGTGAAGGTGCTTGTTAAGGAAGGCGACAATCTGTTGGCCGGCGATACGGTTGTGGTGATTGAGGCCATGAAAATGCAAAGCAATTATAAGGTTAACTCCGACTGTTGTGTTAAGGAGGTACTGGTTAAAGAAGGAGACACTGTTACAAACGATCAGGTGTTGATTACGCTCGAAATTAATAAGACGGAAGAATAA
- a CDS encoding transposase translates to MGKRTHYTAEFKAKVAISALKEQETLSELVHRFGVSAMTISKWKQEFLNGSSKVFEGARSAEKEDSEEEIQKLHATIGRLTVERDFLADACKRAGLKKK, encoded by the coding sequence ATGGGGAAAAGAACACATTACACGGCCGAATTTAAGGCCAAGGTTGCTATTTCAGCCTTAAAGGAACAAGAAACGCTAAGTGAGTTGGTTCATCGCTTTGGAGTAAGTGCCATGACGATCAGTAAATGGAAACAAGAGTTTTTAAATGGCAGCAGCAAGGTTTTTGAGGGTGCTCGATCAGCTGAAAAAGAGGACAGTGAGGAGGAAATTCAAAAACTACATGCTACGATCGGCCGCCTGACCGTCGAACGGGATTTTTTAGCAGATGCCTGCAAGAGAGCCGGTCTAAAAAAGAAATGA
- the ilvC gene encoding ketol-acid reductoisomerase has product MAVMNFGGVEENVVTREEFPLEKAREVLKNETIAIIGYGVQGPGQSLNLRDNGFNVIVGQRKESKTWDKAVADGWVPGETLFDIEEACQKATIIQYLLSDAAQIEVWPTVKKHLTPGKALYFSHGFAITYKERTGIVPPADVDVILVAPKGSGTSLRRMFLQGRGLNSSYAIFQDATGRAHDRVVALGIGVGSGYLFETTFKREVYSDLTGERGTLMGAIQGIFAAQYETLRANGHTPSEAFNETVEELTQSLMPLVAENGMDWMYANCSTTAQRGALDWWKKFRDASKPVFEELYSEVAKGNEAQRSIDTNSKPDYRKGLEEELKELRESEMWQAGMVVRKLRPENN; this is encoded by the coding sequence ATGGCAGTAATGAATTTTGGCGGTGTAGAAGAAAACGTAGTTACCCGCGAAGAATTTCCATTGGAAAAGGCAAGAGAAGTATTGAAAAATGAAACAATCGCAATTATCGGTTACGGAGTTCAGGGTCCGGGTCAGAGTCTGAACCTGCGCGACAATGGCTTCAATGTAATTGTTGGTCAGCGTAAGGAATCAAAAACATGGGATAAAGCCGTAGCCGACGGATGGGTACCGGGCGAAACCCTTTTTGATATCGAAGAGGCATGTCAGAAAGCCACCATCATCCAGTATCTGCTTTCGGATGCCGCTCAGATCGAGGTCTGGCCAACTGTAAAGAAGCACCTTACTCCGGGCAAGGCCTTGTATTTTTCTCACGGATTCGCCATCACTTACAAGGAACGTACCGGAATCGTACCTCCTGCCGATGTGGATGTAATCCTGGTTGCTCCTAAAGGATCTGGAACAAGTCTGCGCCGTATGTTCCTTCAGGGACGCGGTCTGAATTCAAGCTACGCTATTTTCCAGGATGCTACCGGCCGTGCACACGACAGAGTAGTAGCTTTGGGTATCGGCGTTGGTTCGGGTTACCTGTTTGAAACCACATTCAAACGCGAAGTATATTCAGATTTAACCGGCGAGCGCGGTACATTGATGGGTGCTATCCAGGGTATCTTTGCTGCACAGTACGAAACACTACGTGCCAACGGCCACACTCCATCCGAAGCATTCAACGAAACCGTAGAAGAACTTACCCAGAGCCTTATGCCTTTGGTAGCCGAAAACGGAATGGACTGGATGTATGCCAACTGCTCTACAACTGCACAACGCGGTGCATTGGACTGGTGGAAAAAGTTCCGCGATGCAAGCAAGCCTGTATTTGAAGAACTTTACAGCGAAGTAGCTAAAGGAAACGAAGCACAACGCTCTATCGATACAAACAGCAAACCCGACTACCGCAAAGGTCTTGAAGAAGAATTGAAAGAACTTCGTGAAAGCGAAATGTGGCAGGCTGGTATGGTAGTTCGTAAACTACGTCCGGAAAACAACTAA
- a CDS encoding acyl-CoA carboxylase subunit beta, with translation MENEKRYKEFIELDKAASLGGGLSKIDKQHEAGKLTARERIDLLLDKGSFVEMDKFVVHRCTDFNMEKSKIAGDGIVSGHGKIDGRLVFVYAYDFTVLGGSLSASNANKILKVQTLALKNGAPVIALNDSGGARIQEGVESLTGYASIFYQNTLSSGVIPQISAILGPCAGGACYSPALTDFIFMVKEKSHMFVTGPDVVKAVTHEEVTKEDLGGAYTHTSQSGVAHFMNDTEEETLTSIRELLSFLPSNNMEDAPVRPCNDDIRREEESLQQVIPDDPNIPYDIKDIIEPVVDDHYFFEVMPSFAKNVVIGFARMGGRSVGIVANQPAYYAGVLDIDASDKAARFIRFCDCFNIPLITFEDVPGFLPGTNQEHNGIIRHGAKVVYAYAEATVPKITLITRKAYGGAYIVMSSKQTGADVNLAYPMAEIAVMGASGAVNILYRSENEEAKAEAVSEYTQKFANPYRAAELGYIDEIILPKQTRYKLIQALEMTQNKSVTHPPKKHGNMPL, from the coding sequence ATGGAAAACGAAAAACGATACAAGGAATTTATTGAACTCGACAAGGCGGCTTCGCTTGGTGGAGGCTTGAGTAAGATTGATAAACAGCATGAAGCCGGTAAACTAACTGCCCGCGAACGTATTGATCTGTTGCTGGATAAAGGGTCATTTGTGGAAATGGATAAGTTTGTGGTTCACCGCTGCACCGACTTTAACATGGAGAAATCCAAAATTGCCGGCGACGGGATTGTTTCCGGTCATGGTAAAATTGATGGACGACTGGTTTTTGTATATGCCTACGATTTTACCGTATTGGGTGGTTCGCTTAGTGCATCGAATGCCAATAAGATACTTAAGGTACAGACATTGGCCCTGAAGAACGGTGCTCCGGTTATTGCGTTGAACGATTCCGGAGGGGCGCGTATACAGGAAGGGGTGGAGAGTCTTACAGGATATGCTTCCATCTTTTATCAGAATACGCTTTCGTCTGGTGTGATTCCGCAGATATCGGCCATTCTGGGACCGTGTGCCGGAGGTGCCTGCTACTCGCCGGCGCTGACCGACTTTATCTTTATGGTAAAGGAGAAGAGCCATATGTTTGTTACCGGTCCGGATGTGGTGAAGGCGGTAACGCACGAAGAGGTTACTAAAGAGGATCTGGGGGGTGCCTATACCCATACTTCTCAAAGCGGCGTGGCTCATTTCATGAATGATACGGAAGAGGAGACGCTGACTTCCATACGGGAGCTGCTCAGTTTTCTGCCATCCAACAATATGGAAGATGCGCCTGTTCGTCCTTGCAACGACGATATACGGAGGGAAGAGGAGTCGCTGCAGCAGGTGATACCCGACGATCCGAACATCCCTTACGACATCAAGGATATTATAGAGCCGGTGGTGGACGATCATTATTTCTTCGAGGTGATGCCTTCGTTTGCCAAGAATGTGGTGATTGGGTTTGCCCGTATGGGTGGACGTTCCGTGGGTATTGTTGCCAACCAGCCGGCCTATTATGCCGGGGTGCTGGATATTGATGCATCCGACAAAGCCGCACGCTTTATCCGCTTCTGCGACTGTTTCAATATTCCCCTCATTACCTTCGAGGATGTTCCGGGCTTCTTGCCGGGAACCAACCAGGAGCACAACGGTATAATCCGTCACGGTGCCAAAGTGGTGTATGCCTATGCCGAAGCTACTGTTCCTAAAATTACGCTTATTACCCGCAAGGCTTACGGTGGGGCCTACATCGTAATGTCCAGCAAGCAGACCGGTGCCGATGTGAACTTGGCTTATCCCATGGCAGAAATTGCCGTGATGGGGGCTTCGGGGGCTGTTAATATTTTGTACCGTTCCGAAAATGAGGAGGCGAAAGCCGAAGCGGTGAGCGAATACACCCAAAAATTTGCCAATCCCTACCGGGCAGCCGAGTTGGGATACATCGACGAGATTATCCTGCCGAAGCAGACTCGCTATAAATTGATTCAGGCGCTGGAGATGACACAAAACAAGAGTGTTACCCATCCGCCCAAGAAGCATGGCAACATGCCCTTATAA